The Rhea pennata isolate bPtePen1 unplaced genomic scaffold, bPtePen1.pri scaffold_46, whole genome shotgun sequence region ACAGTAACCATACCCAAGATGCTGGCTGGCTTCCTCTCAGGGCGCCAGAGCATTTCTTACACTGGCTGCCTAAGCCAGCTCCACTTCTTCCACTTCCTGGGAAGTAGTGAAGCTTTGCTTCTGgctgtcatggcctatgaccgctgTGTGGCCATCTGCAACCCCCTGCGCTACACCCTGATCATGAGTCCACgggcctgcctgctgctggctgcagctacTTGGACTGCTGGCTTCCTTCATGCTCTGATGCACACAGTCATGACCTCccagctgcatttctgtggcCCCAACCACATCCACCACTTCTTCTGTGACATCAAGCCTGTGGTGAGGCTGGCCTGCGATAGCAACCAGATTAACCTGAGCCTTCTCAACATCATCACTGGGAGTATTGTGATAGGCCCCTTTGTCTTCACACTCTCCTCTTACCTGtacatattttccttcctctggaTGAAAGTCCAAtccaaggaaggaaggaggaaatcCTTCTCCACTTGTGTCTCCCATCTCACAGTAGTGGTCTTACTCTACGtccctgttatttttaattatgtgcCACCTTCCTCAGGAAGTTCACCCAGGCAGGACATGATAGCCACCCTCATGTATAATGTTGTCACATCGGTCCTCAATCCTTTGATCTACACCCTGAGGAATGTGGAGGTGAAATGTGCCCTAAAGAGAAGACTTTTCTCCAGACAGCTACTAGTGCAAAAAATGTTCTGCCTTGCAGCATGTGTGGGGTAGGAGGCAATGGGAAATGCAATCAGAGGCACTTTTGGCTCAAGAATGTGTTGTgcagaaatctgcttttcacTGCCAACAGCCTGGGCCCCTTCAGAAAAACCCTACATACTGGATATGGTCTTATGTCTCCTATCTTGGGCAATATCAGTGCATAAAGATGAATATATGTTGGTGGAACTGCCACTCCTATACATccagctggaaaagagaagcGGCTCCAGAGAGTGATACTTCCAAAAAAACACCTTTATTACAGTGATTTACTCTCAAATGTCActtgattctttatttttctttctttcttttttaaggcagCCGAATCCCACTTCCAGTCAGAGCTGTCAAGAGAAGCCAGGGTATGGTTCATCTTATCCTAAAGCCAATAGATAAGGAGGGATTTAGTTGTTTCTGTGGGATTCATTTGGCCATGTACAGAGATGTATGTTATGTCACCTGAAATACTCTGGGTATCTCAGCTGGTATCTCTC contains the following coding sequences:
- the LOC134154844 gene encoding olfactory receptor 12D1-like; amino-acid sequence: MDNQTEVRKFILLGLSNLQGLQQFLFMLFLLLYLSSLLGNTAIMTVVVCEPRLHTPMYFFLCNLSCQDIFYSTVTIPKMLAGFLSGRQSISYTGCLSQLHFFHFLGSSEALLLAVMAYDRCVAICNPLRYTLIMSPRACLLLAAATWTAGFLHALMHTVMTSQLHFCGPNHIHHFFCDIKPVVRLACDSNQINLSLLNIITGSIVIGPFVFTLSSYLYIFSFLWMKVQSKEGRRKSFSTCVSHLTVVVLLYVPVIFNYVPPSSGSSPRQDMIATLMYNVVTSVLNPLIYTLRNVEVK